The DNA region ACTTgttgcattttaaaaagttgttttcaacaagtaatagctttccaaaaagcttgcctgactaaacaaaattattcaatggaagcatgcatgttaCAATTAGGCTATattatcagaaatgaattttaattttcgatgctgatcatatatttataaatggaacatgcaaatttaagacgaaatgttagtcttttcttcgatctagaacatgcacatatatatcacttgaaattcatttattttaaaattattaattcagTTTTTTAGGAATGCACACATatcatataagtacatgtaagtttgaaagctggagagtaaatagtcgttttttcaaattgtatttattgCAAATTGAACTgaaaagcattttttaaaacttccaaCCTAATGAAATATGAGAGGGTAAACAAACAAgtattgtttttgaatgtgtgtgaGCAGCTTCATTAAAATCAATGACAAGCAATCACGCTTGCAAAAagggtgaattctcaaattcataaaaaaaaatccctaactgtaacttcaattcaattagaattccttatttgcagttttattattgaatgctcctaaaaaagtggggggggggggggggctaatccatgatatttccatttatcctataaagttaagaaaagtgccagCTGTCAGAAAAAGGGGAGGGGGAAGCAGCCTCCCTCACCccaacccccgatgctacgtgcctgtgatgtaaacacatggtGTGCTCTGGGGTATTTGCATGATCCCAACAGACTCGGTAACTAATCGACGCGCAAAAACTATGAGTGAGACATTTTGGCGCGAAATCCTGCTTTACCGTTCACGCaacgaatgaactcatccagagatccggggggggggggggggtagatttgttttgtaacgtttattatactttggatcggttgttttggaagaaatctatcgaattaagaAACACGCTTTattagtaattgttaaatgtagtaatgtacatttagtaagacacgcgagttatgTTCCCtattcaagattaatgaaatcgcccaactaaacgaaaatcgggtcacactccgctttggcgatttagttcctccagtaaacattccagctgtataagtatatattagttttaatccaaactgttgactctcttgtaataatgataatccaacaccaattatttcTTACATTGTTCCGTAATAGAtaatatgttacaacttgttgcgatcgcgatgaccccctccccctttttcaccgttcaaatatggtggaatactgatctatttttaaatcaggattacacacgtgctctGCATGGCGACCGTcctttttacttgaaaactcttgctcgctgttgttattacatgccatATAACATTTCCATCAATTATAAACgtaaatgctgacatcttaaacatgcaaaggttaatcttttttgtgaaatatcatgatattgcttgtcccattgtctgcactgtttcggagattgcaacttttaaaccttatatatgcctgacgtcatgacgtcaggcaaatAGGCATTTTCCGGGCTAGACTATACTGAAAATTGAAAGGAAGGTATACAATTCTATATCGAATGTCTGACTAAAAAGGGTGAAACTCAAGATAAAAACAGTGATGGCATAAACTGAATGTCTTCTAATTAAAGTCATTGATGATGGGCACTAATAGAAACAACTTAATAAagcattttcaaatttaaaatcggAATGATGATCTCAAATACCGTAATTTCCCATGACTTCAAAAGAAACCAAAACCGTAAAACAAGAATtacaactagacacgatctcatTGCGAGCAACGAATATGTATTCCATCCGATTTCTCTTAGATGCAATGAGATGAGATTTTGACTGAATGTTGACTCTATCTGATGTCATTTTTAACTCGATTTATATGAGGTTAAAATTTCTAGAAATCCTATTATTTGTCcaataatttcaaaaaagatGTCACTTGGCGCAGAAATGCAAACGCATTACAGATATCATATTTTGAAATCGGTCTGAGTTCATTTTAACACGATTGAAAtaagttttgaatttataagaaatttaaaatttatccaGTCAATTTAAataagatgtcatcagacgcagaattgatagcacaacttagatatcatgtttttaaattagtctgaggtcattttaatgcaatttaaatggccattttaatgcaatttaaatgagttttaaattttgaaagttttaaatttcatccaatcAAATCGAGAAAGTTGTCAGTAGACGCAAAATTGCAAACGCAACTGTGATGTTACGTGATGGTCTGAGGtcatttaaacacaatttaaatgatttttaaaatttagcttcTGTACTTGGAATTTACGGACAATGATTTTTCGTGAATCTAGACTAGCATATcttctatcattcctgaaaattccAGTATTCTATGTCAGCTCGTTTTTAAGTAGATGCgtgaacaaaagaaaatttcttgcaaatgtATGACCTATATTTTGATCCCAGCTAGCTTCCGTTCTCGGAATAACCTGACAGTGTTTTTCTTGGAGAGGTTAGACTAGcgtgttttttaattattcctgaaaatttcggcTTTCTATATTTACTTGTTTCTAAGAAGGTGCGTGGACAAGGAGTCAAGTAAAATTGACTAAATGGCGGGAAAGTCCAAACGGgaagtgatttttacaaaattgaaaaagttgTACATTAAATTTCAGCTGATAATAGATCGATGCTGACAATTTGACGAAAATCAGATGACCCAtctcacaaaattaaaaaaaaaaatacttactcCTTTACGTAATGCGTTATCACATTGTGACGCAGTGCGAATAGGTTTGGAATTTCTCCGTGAAACAACATTGATGTAGGCAAACTCCAAAAGAGCCAAAAAAACAAAGGTGAGACAAACTGCCATCCAAACATCTATGGCTTTAATGTAAGACACCCTCGGTAAAGCGCTTCGTGCACCGGAACTTTGCGTTGTCATGGTGAGAACTGTGAGGACACCTAGCGAGACACGTGCAGGTGTAGCGTCAATATCAACCCAAAACGAAACCCACGATAACATCACTATTAGTATGCTTGGAATGAAAATCTGTGAAATGTAATAACCGGTGTTTCGCTCAAATTTAAGTTCCACTAACAGGCAAGCGAAGTCTCcaactacaaaaaaatatagtaaaTGAAATTGTTCACAATCTATTCTTCATGATAATTGATGTCAAGGAAGAATcgcatttgttttaaaacttttgaccTTTACTTGTTTCTATCAGATGTAGATAAATGTAAATTGTTggtaatgtatattttatcttGTAGAGAAAATTGTGTTCTGTTTTAAGGAAGAGGTCAGCATAGTATTATATAAGACTTTAGTATGAGAGAGCTCTAAACCTTCATATTGAGTTTGGCAGGTTGTAGTCACTACGGTTTCAGGCATTTTAAATTGGGGGAGTGACAACTTTGGGACTTTTACTGGAGAGTTGTCTGTCCATCGAAAGTCTACGTTTTCCTTTGAATAACTATCTACAAAAATGCAAAAGAAATTAACACATCTCTCAGAGGTCTCctgaaaatattgaaacaacaTCTTCTATTGCAAACTTGTGCAAATTGCAGGTTTCCAAAtgaatgtattatttttatgaaattcaatgcatcaaatattttgctatgtaaacattttccctTTTAACACAAGTCTGTTTTAAGGACCTGTAAACAGTTGCTGGttgttttgggttttgtttttatttcttttttttatttttttgttatttcaaaacaattcaattgtaaaagaaaataaaatgaaaaacactCTACTCACAACTTTCAATTTTCATAGGACACAACTGTCTGTCTAAGGGATAATTTTGTAATTTCATTTCACAAGAGAGAGTCATCTCCAccctataaataaaaatgtcaaatcTATTCCAATCTAGTTTCTTTGGTCTATGATGACTTagcaattttataatatgtatcaTCATTTACCTCATACTATACACGACAGttccatttttataaatatgaagcAGACGATTTGGAACAGTGACGTCGTGAATTTTGGCTCGTTTTTCCTGAGGGAAAAAAGAATCCGGGACCCAGATTTTTTCAATCATCTTGTGGTCCAGCTCTAAAGAGGTGGCTTTAAAATGTTCGAACTTTAAACGCCTGTCCTCCCATTTTTGTCTGAAGATGATATCCATTGAATAGTcctaaatttaaaatatggaaGTTTGTAGGTGAAGTGCTTGGATGATATGTTGTTATTCAGTTTCAACCAATAAACTCACCATGTTAATTTCATCAAGACTGTGTATGTTTTTTATCACTATTTGAATGGAAACATTCGTAGGAAAATCTGAAAAGTAgaaataaaagtgaaaaaatactttttttcccTTTGAATCTGTATCACATTATtagattgtaaaatttgaactttatgtACGTTTAAACGTAAACTTTACGTGTATAATTTGTTACCTTTACTTCTGAGTGGCGTTatatttttgtcttaaaaacatattttttatttaaacgtTTTTTATTCACAGTTATGTTATACCATTTTTTGTTCTGCTAGCACTGTACTGTACTCTGTATCATTTGTACCTTCTTGTCTTGTCGTGTAGCATTGGTTCTTTGGTATAACGTACGTAAGAGTATGATTGATTTGTTCTCTGTCCTACAAGACCTTTGTTGTATTTTATGTGTTTTCTGTTCGTGTCTTTTGTTTCATTATCAATAATTGATAAATACACTGTACTTGTATCAGTTGTAATTTCGTATAATATAAttgatgttttatattttagaagtttttttaTTACCGTCATCATAGTTTGGGGCGATTAAAGGATCATAGATGGACGAATTCAGTATCCTGTTTAAAATCTCATGCCTACAAAAGTTAATCAGATTATTTGTTATAACTTAATTATTTAACTTAGTTGTGTTATATTCACAATATAATGTCGAAACAAACCATTCAATATCGTATGAAATATATGATTAGTTTTAGATTACCTTGATAACTCGAAACTAAAGCAAGATTTCAGCAGGATGTTTATTATTGAAAGAAGACACATGCATGTGCTAAACACGGTCCCTGAAATATAACACAACCATAAATATCATTTGTCACAACGTTGAAAAAGACATAAATGGTACACAATAAACTACCATGGGAGTAAGAAATGTTGTCAATTcatgaataataaattttcatatttctttaaaagaattcGAACTAGGTAtcagaataataataataactagacacgatctcgttgcaagcaacgaggaggtcttccgtccgatttttagaagaggaaatgaccttgccttttatcttcatcaacgaaacatatcaagaAATGCATATGTGATCTAAaggagcgatggatgaaggattatacaccccgttggattcctaatttgagggaccagccccattttatatcatattaaataagagatcttttgacctaataataggtctaatgacctgtaataaaaagaaaccaaagaaaaaaaaagagggtcttcctttgtaaacggaagaccctaataacaataagaatagaagggtgttccgctgaagacggaaaaccctaataataaaaaaactgtttttgtctaaatcttaattgaagagtgtttttcaacttgtactacagtccaacaacccttttatttatgttgaatattttagttagaaaaagaaataaaaaggagagaaagtaaTAGACAGAAAGagcaaatcttggctccggcgagattagaacacacaacctttgcaggtgtctcaaaacatggctgacgcgaaataattcccgaatttgtctttgaatttggggcgttttcgcccggaagaggagctgagtttttgtatgagatgaaaaacaacgtgtaagatgtctgactattcaggtttggtaacagtgcgaggtcatttgaaatattgatgcgtgtttgtgtctggagggggttgAAAAGATCCGAGCTtaattttcgtcttaaataaatcgaaaatagaattttgaggtgtggatctcggattcggttaacaacaattaggggatgtcctaaaacaatgactgatgcattttacccatgtaattcagtgttgagattttttttcgtgtcgtttactattatgtttgactgttctatttcagcaggattgataaaatctttataaatgtagaaataacgaaatcagtaacacgtaaatttattcggtaaaaatttgatgacagtaatttccacagttctaacattatataaatagtgcctgtttgggagggtaacagttgaaattgacaccccgagaaaaccattgtcaaccgacgcgaagcggaggttgacaatggttttcgaggggtgtcaatttcaactgttatcctcccaaacaggcactatttattttgttatactgaatgtcttttttaagaaaattttactgcttttatataggaataacgtgaattctacagcgaaccgtacgcgcataattttcgcgcatgtaacattttttaatgttacccgttgccaagtgcgttgctaacgctgagggtaatagtaaatattattaactgcgtcttaaccaatcagatttcagtatttaacatgaaagtataacaatcataagtagttcacacgctatcgtagaaacagacaaaatggaaaacaagaaatatacatgtaacagaaatataacgcggctgcttacatcccttgtactgtgtaaattttaagtctccgtacaggctatactcgccgtttgatctcaggaatttcttcttaattgttcaatccgctgcatatttggcagacaataagaatggggtccaatgtttttttctacagtcatgtcaagcacgccaatcgaaactcaaatgcccaaaaatttataactctcttaaaaatgaacgaatatgtctggtcattagtacagtaatatagaattgaataaggttgaaaataaaggttcaagatgaaagacagacaggcaacagatttgtatcagtatatagacatgcacaaaaaaggaaaaagtacaccatctttaataaaaatgactttttagcgttgacttccaatcagtaaa from Crassostrea angulata isolate pt1a10 chromosome 7, ASM2561291v2, whole genome shotgun sequence includes:
- the LOC128192433 gene encoding glycine receptor subunit alpha-2-like is translated as MELGNVFTVHPYRLQGTVFSTCMCLLSIINILLKSCFSFELSRHEILNRILNSSIYDPLIAPNYDDDFPTNVSIQIVIKNIHSLDEINMDYSMDIIFRQKWEDRRLKFEHFKATSLELDHKMIEKIWVPDSFFPQEKRAKIHDVTVPNRLLHIYKNGTVVYSMRVEMTLSCEMKLQNYPLDRQLCPMKIESYSYSKENVDFRWTDNSPVKVPKLSLPQFKMPETVVTTTCQTQYEVGDFACLLVELKFERNTGYYISQIFIPSILIVMLSWVSFWVDIDATPARVSLGVLTVLTMTTQSSGARSALPRVSYIKAIDVWMAVCLTFVFLALLEFAYINVVSRRNSKPIRTASQCDNALRKGINPTLAASNHIDFIKRARHVDKFARVMFPLTFFLFNMGFWVFYLVINKDNTF